The sequence GGGAGTGCTTGTAGCGTCGTTTTATCCCATATTTATGGGTTTAAAAGTTATTGACGATATGGTACGGAATGGGGTGGTTTTGGCTGAAAACTACCCAAAGTACATAATACCGTATACACCGATTAGTTTGGCAGTCATAATTGCGGTTTTGTTATTACCGGTTTTAATGAGATATACCAAAAAGTATGCATTGGCAACAGCAACTTTAATATCCCTTCTGGTCTTTTTTGTGTCGGAACTGTTGCTTGAAAATATGGTTATTATTACAGACAATGTTACGACAACTCTTGAAAGCTGGCAAATGTTTATGTGTTATGTGCCGCCGGAGAGTGTTAGGACAAGGACATGGAAACCGGTTGATGTGCTGATTGGAGATTATAGTCCCGCATTTAAAATTCACTTCTATGCTATTTCGGTGGTTTTAATAATTACTCTTGTAAACTGCTTTTACGGTTTTGCAAAAATCATTGTTACAAAGGATAAGCGTAGATTAAAGGCATTGATTTTTCAGGCACTATTGACTGTTTTGTTTCTTGGGCTTTGCATTTTTGCGTGCTTTACCGCATTTTTCAGGGACGGAGAAATTACGGTGTCTGCTGTTTCGGCAATACTTATGAGTTTGTTTTTTGTCGTGTTTGGTTTAACGTCGGGCGTATATGCCGGTTCATTTTTGGTGGGAAAGAAGAAAACACTGGCGGTATTGCTTCCGTCGATTGTGGCATCGGCTGTTACAATTGTTATGTATATCGGTGAGATGGTACTGCTCAGCGGCCATTTGTACCGTTTTGGAACGGGATTTTTGTTTGAGGAATTTCCGGGAATTGTACTTGCTCCTGTGGATATTTTGGTTATTGTAGCATCGGGATGTATAAATGCTGTTATATGCCATGCTTTTGGTGAATCGGGAAAGAGGATTAAAAATTAAGTGTAAATGGAGAGGATAACTCGATTTTGAGAATATACATATACTTCACTGTTCCGGGAGCAACGGATTTGATCTTCTGTTTTTAAAAAACGGTAAATTTGCGATAGTAAGAGGCAAAGCACGGTGTGGGATTAGGCAATTTGAAAACATATGGAGGATTAAGGCAAGGTTCACAGAGTTATAATATTGATAGATTAAAAAAATATTTGTATTATGGCGATGGAACCTATGATGATTTAGTAAATACACTTTTAAATGAGGCAATGAATGACCAGCTTGAAAGTTTTGCTTCATTTTACAGAGGGAAAAAGCTATATGAATTGCCAAGAGGATGGCCTGAAATTCCGGCAAAAAGACAAAGATAAAGGAGGATAAGGAAATATGGCGATGACCCCTATTGAAATGATTGAGTTTTGCGACAGTCAGGTTAATGGAGGTATTCAAAGAGGGTTAGAAAAAGGTAAAGCTAATGGGGATTATTACCTTATAGCACTAAATTATGATGAAGGATTCAAATGTAGGTTGATGCAAACGTTAATATCTTGGAGAATAGGTATAGGTAATCCAAAAGAATATCTTATTAAAGCTATTGACATAGCTAATGAGGCTATTTCAACACTTTCGAAGTTTGAAACCAAAAATATTTTAAAAGATTTTCCTGTTGATACCGCATTAATTGCTTCTTATTTGGCTGAAAGACCGTTGTATGTAGATGAGAATTTGAATATGAATACATCAGGTCTTCCGTTTGAGGTTATTTTGGACCTTGAAATGGCAAAGACACTCCGAGGTGCCAATAATGAGGATGCCTGGTCGAGTATTATCGATCAATATAAACAAAAGAAACGTTCAGCTTTATGTTATAATACATATTGTTTGTACAAGGAATTGCTTTTTACCGAAGATGCAGAAAAAGTTGAGCCAATTGTAAGACAGCTTGAAAAGTTGTTCTTAAAACGTAAAAAGAATCCTTATTATAGTGGAGGAGAGTTAACAGAAGGTGGAGGACCTAGTAATGATGTAACTGTTGACTATCGATTAGGTGCAATTTTAAAGTTTAAATCCTTTAAAGGGGAGTCTATACATTTGTGGAGATGGGATTAAATTCATGCTGACAGCTGTTGGACATCACTTGGCTAAAACAGTTGTAAGATAGTTGAGTTAAATTAAAATGGATAAATGGATTATTTTAAAAATCCTCGGTTGCAGACAAACATATAGCCGGGGTTTTTGTTTTGGAGCGATGTAAATAAAGTCCGTCAATTTGCTTTTCAGTTCACGATATATTCAGAAGAATAAAAGCAGTATACCGCATTTATCATAAATGTCCGTAACAGGCAAAAAGATATTATGTCTATAATAAAATATGACTACAACAATGTCGTTCAGTTGTTTGTAAAAAATTTAAGTGAGTCTAAAGAGTATCATAAAAACTATCTAGAGCTGATTTCAAAAATAAAGCAAATGGATGGGGTAGTAGATATAGGAAGTTTTTGTTATGGCAGCATTTCTTTCAAAGAGCTTGATGAAAATATTAATTTGAGAAAAAGAGTTTTTTCTGCGATTGGAAAGACTGATCAGTTTGAAAATATACCCCTGTTAAATGCGTTATATATCGAGAGTGCAATGATTCACATATTAGAACCCCCGATATACAAAGGAAGGTTTTTTGAGAGTGAAGATTTCGAAGAAAGCGATGAAATTCCTCTTGTTGTAGGATATGCCTATAAAGATATTTTTGAGATAGGGCAAACCTTTACCGTTACTGACGAATCACTGGGAATGACAGGAACTTATAAAGTAATTGGTATTCTTGATAAAGGAAGTTATTGATTTAGCGACTACAATATATTGGATAATCAAATAGAAGACATTTCCATATTTTGTATAGCTCCTATGGCCAGGGAACTTTATGAAAACAATATTTTTGTCCTGACTTTAAATTCTAAAATGCTGTACGTGGTAGGCGGTAATTTGAGCAATGTGGATGCAGTGAGAAGAAAAATATCCGATTTGGCTAAAGAGTATAAAATGAGTATCCGTCAGATGACAGTAAAGGAATATAATGACGCGAAAAATTCAGAATATATGGAAGGTGAAAGTGCCAGGATATTTACATCTTTAATAATGATTATACTTTCAGTATTTGGCATAATGTCCATATCTGCTGCGAAATTGCTTTCCAAAAGAAGAGAAATAGGCATCCGCCTTTCTTTTGGTACAAGCAAAAGGGGTATCATTTTCATATTTTCCGGCGAATTATTTATTTTATTTGTTATATCGCTTCTTATAACTCTTTTGATTCACAATATTAGTATTATAAACAAGAGCGAAATGAAAAAGTATTTTTATAACTTTAGCTATGGTCTCAATATTCAAAGTGTGGGAGTTCTTCTTGGCATTATCGTTTTGATTTTTATTTTCAGCTGTATTGTTCCAATTATAACAATTAAAAAGTTTTCACTTAGAGATTTGATTGGAGGTTATGAGTAATGAAAAACGCAATTATAAGATTGGAGAATATCAGTAAAATATACGGAAAAGACGATTATAAGACAGTTGCTTTAAAAGATATAAATTTAGAAATTTTCGAAGGGGATTTCGTGTCAATAATGGGGCCGTCAGGTTCCGGCAAAACAACGCTGCTGAATATAATCGGCTTCATAGATACGCCGACCGACGGTAAGTATTTTCTTAAAGGGCAGGATGTAAACAAAATGGCCAGGGGCAAGTTTCACAAATTAAGAGGCACCGAAGTGAGTTTTATATTCCAGCAGTTTGCCCTTCTTAAAGACTATACGGCATATGAAAACATTCAGCTGCCGCTTTTATATAGAAAAATGTCAAGAAAAGAGAAAAAAGCAAAAATACTTTTTTATGCCGAAAAACTTGGTATAGGTGATATTTTGCACAAAAAACCGTCTCAGTTATCAGGGGGGCAACAGCAAAGGGTGGCTATTGCCAGGGCACTGGCAAGTGAAGCCAACATTATCCTTGCGGATGAACCTACCGGAGCATTGGATCAGAAAAAAGGAAACGAGCTTATGAAGATACTTGCCGGTTTAAATAAAGAGGGGAAAACGATTTTGGTAGTAACTCACGATCCAAACATTGCAAATTATTGTATCAGAAACATTCGTATTGAAGACGGTAAGATAATAAGTGACAGTTCGAGTTTACAGGATGAACCGTTAAAAACTTGTTAGTTTCCTGTTTTTTCGGGGTTATTGTTTGTGGAGATGGAATTAAATTGATGTTGACGGGTATATGCAGATACTCAGACGATTTGGTACAAATCTTGTCAATTAAAACACTTAATTTGTGTGCGGGATTTACTGTATTAAACGCAATATCGTTTGTACCAATATGCAATGATACATTATCCAACTTTGCGGCATCCATCTATTCATTGATTCTGGCGTCGATTTGTTCTATTTTCCAACCGGGATATCTTTCATGGTTCTTGTATGCGACCGTCATTATTCAAATCGGCATTTTCAGAGTTTATTGAACTTTCATTTACAAGTTTGAATAAATAACTTTTTAGTAGATATAAATCTGATGAATTTGCTTTGCCGTCGGAGTTTACATTCTCCAAATTATTTGCTCCCGCAATTGGCGTGCTTGACATTGTAAGTAGTGCAGCCGGCAAAAGAATTAAAGAGAATATTTTCGATAGAATATTTTTTATGAATTTGCAAAAATTGATCAAAAGCTAATATAATGAAAACTAAAATTTTGTATTACAAAATGAAATAATTAATTTTAAAAAAGAGGAATTTGGCTAAAGATGTCGTAATATAACTTTAAATTCCATTTTTTATACAAAATTTTGACAATTCTTGGCAGAAGAAAGTCGGTATTATATTGGCTGATTAGGAGAAAATTGCGAAACTCTGACAAATGAAATAGAAACTTTAGCAAAATACAGAAATTCCATTTTTGAATATACTAAGCATACTTACAGCTCTTTTGGAGATTTCGCAGTTAAAATAAAGATTACTTCATGAAGAAAGGGTTGGGTTTTATGCTTGGTTTAATTTTAGGAACGATTACTTTAATTCTGTCAGTGTTGCTGGCAGTAGCGATTCACAGCTTTACGTCTTTTGATGTTATGTCATTTTCTGTTTTTTATATTATTCCGATGGGTTCGATTTGTATTGGCACAATCGCATGTTTGGGTTATTATTTGGGCTTGTTTGCAAGCAACAAAAAAGTCTCTCCCAATCTATTTATGATTGGTTTGTTAATTCCTATTTTATCGTATATAAGGTGTTCAATACGGCTATTATGTCACAGCGTATTTGGATGAAGATATGAATCTGAATTATAAAATGGTAGGGGAGCATATTAGTAATTATGCAATTGGAGACTCGGAGGAACCGCTCAATTTTATTTCATTTACAAAGCTAATGGTTGAATCAAGAACTATTTCTTTCTATCATCGTAGTCGGACTATTGGTGAAGTGAAAGGAAATGCTGTCGTAAATTGGATATTCTTTATTATTGATGGCCTTGGCTCTATATTCGGAAGTGTTATGGCATATTGGCTTGTTTTGCGTGACGCAAAGTACTGCAATGATTGCAAACGGTATATGAAGAAAAAGTCCATATTGAAGTTTTTGGCTACGGACATAGACAGAACAATTAAGTTTCAGGATATTGACAATTTGAGTTCTGATGAAATAAAGGATTTGTTTTTACCTACGAACGTTGGTAAAAATGAACATTATGAAATAATTGTTTATTGGTGTCAGGAGTGTGATAAGGGTTATCTTAAAATGAAATACATGGGAAAAAATTCAAAAGGCAAAATAGAAGAGAATTTATCAAAAAGCAAAGAATTCGAAATTTCATCTTATACTGTTAGGACCCTTTGCGATCTGTCCCGTAATGGCTTTAGAGATAAGGTTGTAGTTTAAACTTTGTTAAGTTTAAAAACTATCAAACATATAATCACGATGTTAGATATTTGTTGCGAAACGTGCAAATACCTTATGTCAAGTTCCATAATGTGAACCTTAAAATCCACCTCGCTGCTCTTTGAGAGGTGGATTTTTCGTATTGGCGAAAGGAATGTAAATGACTGTAGATAATAACGAATAAAAATGAAAAATAACATATTGACAAGAGGGGGTAAAAGGAGTTATACTTAAGTTAACTTGTTGTGCTAGCTTTTTTTACAGGTAAAAATTGCGAATGAAAAACTCCAACATAATATTGTAACCTATCATTAAACACCAAACTAATGATAGGAGGTCACAATATATGATGGAGCTTGATAAAAATTATTATATCAAAGAAATTGAAAACTTAAAAGACTTTGTAACTGTCGCCTACATCATAATTGACGACATTTACCAGAAGGTAACTCCACCACACATTGCAAATCGCTGTAACATCAATAATTCGGTTATGAGCGATAGTGAAATAATTACCATATGTATTGTTGGAGAGTTACTCACTATCGACTCTGAGAAAGCTTGGTTGGGTTTCTGTAAGAAGAATATGAGAGACCTGTTTCCCAAATTCTGTGACAGGACCAGGTTCAATAGAACCCGCAGAAACCTGCACGCAGTAATTGAGGAAATCAGAAAAGAACTCTCAAACCTTACAGGGTATGCCCAGCAACCTTACCGGATAGTAGATAGTATTCCTATACCGGTGTGCAAATTTGGAAGAGCCAAGTTCCATAAAACATTCCGTGGTTTCGGAGCAACTTATGGAAAATGTCCTTCCAAAAAAGAAATATATCTGGGCTATAAGCTGCATATGCTTGCAACCCTGGATGGTTTTATAACTGATTTTGCAATTACACCTGCCAATGTTGATGATCGTGCTGGTGTATGGGACCTGATTGATTCTTACCGGCGGATAACCTTAATTGGAGATAAGGGATATATTGGAACAGAATTTGCTGTTGAACTAAAAGAGGAAAAGGAAATAGAGATCCTACCTGTTAAAAGGAGCAACAGCAAGTTACAGTTTCCGAAAGCTATAAGGCAATTAATCTTCAAATTAAGGCGCCGGATAGAGACTTCGGCTTCTCAGCTTACCCAGCAACTCAATATAGAGAAGGTGCTTGCAAAGTCGTACTGGGGATTTTTAGCCAGGGTAAAAACCAAGCTTTTAGCCTACAACTTATGTTATTACATCAATAAGCTTATAGGCCGTGATATTAATTTTTCGAGGATCAAAGAGTTAGTATTTGGTTAAAAAATTTAATTCCTCAAACTCAGTAGGAATACTATAGGTGTTTGAGTTGCCATAATATTCCTTGAGCCTGTAAACTATCAGGTAGCACAACAGATTAAGTTAGTTAATTAAGTGAATTAAGTAAGTAAGTAAGGGGGCATGTCTATGTTACAATCGGTTATGGTATCTCCTGGAAAGATTGAGTTCCATGAGGTGGAAAAACCGGAACTAAAACCTGGACAAGTACTAATAAAGATTATGAGAATTGGCATATGTGGTTCGGATATTCATGTAAATCATGGAAAACATCCTTTCACAAAGTATCCGGTAACTCAAGGACATGAAGTAAGTGGAAAAATCGTCGAAGTTGCAGAAGATGTGGAGCATCTGAAAGTTGGCCAGAAAGTGACTATAGAGCCTCAGGTTGTATGTGGTAAATGTCATCCGTGCCGTACAGGAAAATATAACCTCTGTGAGGAACTAAAAGTTATGGGATTCCAGACCGTTGGCGCAGGCAGCGAATATTTTGCTGTTGATGCGAAGAATGTAACGACTGTCCCTGACCATCTTTCTTATGACGAGGCCGCGATGATTGAGCCTTTGGCTGTTACCGTTCATGCGGCAAACAGAGTCGGTGATGTGAAGGATAAGGACATTGTAGTAATAGGTGCGGGTCCTATAGGAATTTTGCTGGTTCAGACCCTGAAAGCAAAAGGTGCCCGCAAGGTAATGGTTACGGATGTAAGCGATTATCGTTTGGAATTGGCGCTCAAGTGTGGTGCTGATTTTGCAGTCAATACCAAAAAAGAAGATTTCGGAGAAGCGATGCTTCGCTGTTTTGGACCTGATAAAGCAGATGTTATATATGATTGTGCGGGCAACAATACAACAATGGAACAAGCCATAAAACATTCCCGCAAGGGAAGCATAATTGTTCTGGTTGCAGTATTTGAAGGTATGGCAACAGTCGATCTTGCAACTCTTAACGATAAGGAACTGGATTTGAATACGACAATGATGTATCGGCATGAGGACTATGTGGAAGCCATTGAGCTTGTTGAAGCGGGTAAAGTAAAATTAACCCCTCTGATGAGCAAGCATTTTGCTTTTAGAGATTGGGAAAAAGCCTATGAGTATATTGACAATAATCGTGAAATTACTATGAAAGTCCTCATTGATGTTAATAACGATGATGATTAATTGGGATAAATTTGATAAAATAATCAGGTGAGATTCTATGTTTGATGTTGTTGCGGTTGGAGAGTTGTTAATAGATTTTTTGCCCGCTGGTACAAATGAAAATGGGATGCCTCTTTTTTCGTCGAACCCTGGCGGAGCTCCGGCCAACGTTCTTGCCATGCTGTCCAAACTGGGAGCCAAAACTGCTTTTATCGGGAAAGTCGGAAAAGACGGGTTTGGACAGTTTTTGAAGGCGACGCTTGATAATGCCGGAATTGATACATCCAACCTGTTGATGAGTTCCAGCGAAATGACAACTTTGGCATTTGTTCATCTGAATGAGAAGGGTGACAGATCTTTTAGTTTTTATCGAAAGCATTGTGCGGATGTCAGTTTGGACGCCGGCGAACTTGATAAAGATTTGCTCAGAACATGCCATTTTCTGCATTTTGGGGCTGTCTCTTTAACTGATGAGCCGAGTCGTACTGCGACTTTGGAAGCCGCCAGAATTGCAAAAGAAGCAGGAGCAATAATTTCATATGACCCGAATTACCGGCCTGCTTTGTGGAGTAATGAACACGAAGCACGTAAATACATGTTAAAGGCAGTTGAATATGCTGATTTGGTTAAAGTCAGTGAAGAAGAACTTTGGCTTTTGGCGGAAAGTGAGGATTTTTCCAAAGGGGCGCACAAACTGCTTGCCATGGGTCCGTCGGTTGTCTTTGTTACTTGTGGTGAAAAAGGCTCTTATGTTTTCACCGGAAGTTGTAAGGCGAATCACTGTGGATACGACGTAAAAGTGGTTGATACTACCGGGGCGGGAGATGCGTTTGTGGGAGCCATGCTATGGCAGCTTAGGGGTATGTCTTTGGAAGAAATATCTCAGATATGTGAGCAAAAATGGGGAGAATTACTGGCATTTTCAAATGCTGCAGGTACTATTGTGGCTACTAAAAAAGGTGCAATTCCTGCAATGCCCGACCTGGATACGATAAATACTTTTATGAGGCAGTTTCTTGAAGAGAAGTAAAAAAGGCAGAGTATGATTTGACAGTAGATATAATGACGGAAAGGGAGGTGCTGGCGTGGATAAGTTTACGAAACTTGATTTAAACAGTATAACAAGCAACAATAGAATGAATATATTTAATTGTATTCTTGAAGCAAAGGAAATAAACAGAGCAGTTATAGCCAAAAAAGTAGGGCTGAGCATTCCTGCGGTTATGTCCATTACCGATGATTTGATTCAGAAAGGTATTATCTATGTTATAGGCAAGGGTAAATCCAGTGGAGGGAAACGTCCCGAATTGCTTGCGGTGGTCCCGGACAGGTTTTTCTTTGTCGGAGTGGATGTAGGAAGAACATCTGTAAGGGTAGTTGTAATGAACAACTGCAGGGATGTTGTTTACAAAGTGAGTAAGCCGACGGAATCTGTTGAACCAGATGAATTAATAAATCAGATAACCGAAATGACTATGGAAAGTATAAATGAATCAAAATTCCCCCTTGACAGAGTTGTTGGTATAGGTGTTGCAATGCCGGGCTTAATTGAGCGGGGCACCGGCAGGGTAATTTTTAGCCCGAATTTTGGCTGGAACAATATTGCTTTACAAGACGAACTTAAAAAGCACCTTCCTTTCAATGTACTGGTGGAAAACGCAAATCGCGCCCTGGTTATAGGAGAGATAAAAAATACACAGCCAAATCCTACTTCATGTATTGTCGGGGTTAACCTTGGATACGGTATCGGATCGGCGATAGTCTTACCAAATGGTTTGTATTATGGGGTAAGCGGAACGAGTGGTGAAATTGGACATATTATTGTTGAAAACCATGGTTCATATTGTTCGTGTGGCAATTATGGGTGTATTGAATCCATTGCAAGCGGAGAAGCGATAGCTCGCGAGGCCCGTATTGCAATAGCGAATAAAATACAAAGCAGCGTTTTTGAAAAGTGTGAAGGGGATTTGAAGAAAATAGATGCCAAAATGGTTTTTGATGCTGCAAAGGAAGGAGATCACCTTGCCCAGTCCATAGTGGAAAAAGCGGCTGACTATATAGGCAAGGGTTTGGCAATCACCATAAACATGCTTGACCCTGAGCAGATCATTCTTTGTGGTGGTTTGACGTTAAGCGGCGACTTTTTTATCGATATGATCAAAAAAGCGGTATCCAAGTATCAGATGCGTTATGCCGGAGGAAATGTTAAAATTGTTGTTGGTAAAAGTGGACTCTATGCTACTGCCATAGGTGGTGCATGGATTGTTGCAAATAATATTGATTTTCTGTCAAGTAACTAAGAACTCTTTAGTTAATGCATTTCATTTTTCGCTTTATCCAATCAGTTTTTTATTTATAAATATTAAAAATTGAAAAAAAATACATTGACTTTCTATATAAAAAGGATATATAATAAAATTGTAGTTAGTTAAGTTAACTAAGTAATCGTTTATTAAAAATAATCATAATTTTTTCTTCTTAGTAGTACGAAAGATTTAGTATCAATCAAAGTATCATTAAGTATCAATTCAAAGGTTGTAGTCCTGCAGTACTTAATATACCCCACCGATTGATAGATGCAACTAAAGTAAAGTTGGTAAAGCAAGGAGGAGCGTAAATGGATAATGCTTTACTTCTGGAAGTTAAAGGGCTTTCAAAAGTATTCCCTGGAACACGTGCACTAAATCGTGTCAGCCTTGAAGTAAGAAAAGGTGAAGTACATGGTTTGTGCGGAGAAAACGGTGCAGGGAAAAGCACTTTAATGAACATTGTAGGTGGAGTTTTTCCTGCAACTGAAGGAATTATGAAATTCGACGGCAAAATTTTCAATCCCAAAAACCCTAAGGACTCTCAGGATGCAGGAATAGGTTTTGTTCATCAAGAGCTTTGTTTGTGTCCGCATCTTTCGGCAGCTGAAAACATTTTTATTGGAAGGCTGCCAAGCAAAGGGGATAAAATTGACTTTAAAAAGCTTTATGAAGATGCCGATGCGATACTTAAAACTTTAGATGCCAATTTCAGCAGCAAAACTCTTGTTAGTAATTTAACGGTCAGTGAACAGCAACTTGTGGAAATAGCAAAATCTATTTCACTTAATTGTAAGCTCCTAATTTTAGATGAGCCTACCAGTTCCCTGACTGACAAAGAGACAGCAAGACTGTTCCAAGTGGTCAGAGACCTCAAGAAGAAAGGTATATCCATACTGTTTATATCTCACCGTATGAAAGAAGTGTTCGAAATATGTGACCGGGTTACAGTTCTAAAAGATGGTTCGTATGTTTGCTGTATGAATATTTCGGAAATTACACATGAAGATGTAATAAGAGCGATGGTAGGGCGTGACCTTGGCGAGCTTTACCCGCCTAAATCTTCAAAAATTGAGGAAGACAACTATATTTTAAAGGTTGAAAATTTAAGCGGAAATGGATTTGAAAATGTAAGCTTTACATTGAAAAAAGGAGAAATCTTAGGTTTCGCAGGCTTGGTAGGAGCAGGTCGCAGTGAGGTCATGAGAGGATTGTGTGCAATAGATCCCGTTAAACGTGGAGAGGTTTATCTAAATGGTGAAAAACAAAAGTTTAAACGGTACAAGGACGCAGTAAAAAAAGGAATTTGCTATCTTACAGAAGACAGAAAAAATTCGGGTTTGTTTTTGCACATGAGCATAGCCCAAAATATCAGCAGTGCAAACCTTGAAGCTGTTTCAAAACGTGGTTGGATTATAAAGAAACGAGAGTACAGCTTGTCTGAAAAATATGTGAAGGCATTGTCAATAAAGATTCCGGGTTTGTCATATCCTATCAGTAATTTGTCCGGCGGCAACCAACAGAAATGCCTGATCGGAAAATGGCTTTCAACAAATCCCAAAGTCATAATTATGGATGAACCTACACGAGGCATTGACGTCGGGGCAAAACGTGAAATCCATAATCTGTTGCGTTCATTAAGTGAGCAAGGCGTTGGTGTGATAATTGTCTCCAGTGAACTGCCTGAAATAATCGGTGTTGCTGACAGAATTGCGGTGATGCATGAAGGGAGGCTGGCAGGATTTTTACAGGGAGAACAAGTTTCTGAGGAAAACATAATGAAATTGGCTTCCGGAGCAAATTTATCATAGGAGGAAATGCAATGAAAGACAAAATTACAGGAATAATAAAAAAGATATTTTCTCAACGCGAAGTTACTGTATTTCTGATTATTCTTTTGGTTGTGGCAATTACTTCGATTATTCAGCCTAAGTTCCTGAACTCAAACAACATGAGATCAATAGCACTGAGTGTTTCAGTTGACGGTTTGTTTGCGATTGGTCTTACGATGGCGTTGATTTTGGGTGGAATAGAACTGAGTGTCGGAAGTGTGGCTGCCATGACATGTGTGATAACCGGTTACCTGGCGTTGCAGGGGGTTAATATTTGGGTTGCTTGTATTGCAAGTATTGCAAGTGGCTTGGTTGTAGGTCTTTTCAATGGTTTTATGATTTCAAAAATAGGTTTGCCGCCCTTCATTGTTACATTGGGTATGGAAAATCTTGCGCGGGGTATGGCTTACATTATAACAACAGGTTCACCGCTTTCTGTTTCAGGATATTTACCTCAATCGTTCCGCTTCTTTGCGACAGGATCAGTTTTTGGAATACCCGTTCTCTTCATCATATTTATAATAATTTCGGCGATTGCATTTATCTTTATGAAGTATTCAAAGATATGCAGGAATATATACTACGTCGGAAGCAATGAAAATGCTGCAAGACTTTCCGGTATAAATGTAGACAGGGTAAAAATCGGTGTATATGTGACAATTGCGTTAATCTCCACATTAGCAGGCTTATTGTCTCTGGCACGCTTTAACGTGGCAACCCCGGAACTTAGCAAGGGTGCTGAAACAACGGCAATTTCCGCGGCAGTTATCGGCGGAACATCGATGACAGGTGGTTCCGGAGGCGTACTGGGAACTGTTTTGGGTATTTTCTTACTGAAGATAGTTAAT comes from Acetivibrio thermocellus ATCC 27405 and encodes:
- a CDS encoding ABC transporter permease; translation: MKDKITGIIKKIFSQREVTVFLIILLVVAITSIIQPKFLNSNNMRSIALSVSVDGLFAIGLTMALILGGIELSVGSVAAMTCVITGYLALQGVNIWVACIASIASGLVVGLFNGFMISKIGLPPFIVTLGMENLARGMAYIITTGSPLSVSGYLPQSFRFFATGSVFGIPVLFIIFIIISAIAFIFMKYSKICRNIYYVGSNENAARLSGINVDRVKIGVYVTIALISTLAGLLSLARFNVATPELSKGAETTAISAAVIGGTSMTGGSGGVLGTVLGIFLLKIVNSALVMMNVSVYWQEFVQGAILVLAVTIDYLSHRKNGGPSFIMKFFGLDKLASKKLDDKSSRQI
- a CDS encoding sugar ABC transporter ATP-binding protein, coding for MDNALLLEVKGLSKVFPGTRALNRVSLEVRKGEVHGLCGENGAGKSTLMNIVGGVFPATEGIMKFDGKIFNPKNPKDSQDAGIGFVHQELCLCPHLSAAENIFIGRLPSKGDKIDFKKLYEDADAILKTLDANFSSKTLVSNLTVSEQQLVEIAKSISLNCKLLILDEPTSSLTDKETARLFQVVRDLKKKGISILFISHRMKEVFEICDRVTVLKDGSYVCCMNISEITHEDVIRAMVGRDLGELYPPKSSKIEEDNYILKVENLSGNGFENVSFTLKKGEILGFAGLVGAGRSEVMRGLCAIDPVKRGEVYLNGEKQKFKRYKDAVKKGICYLTEDRKNSGLFLHMSIAQNISSANLEAVSKRGWIIKKREYSLSEKYVKALSIKIPGLSYPISNLSGGNQQKCLIGKWLSTNPKVIIMDEPTRGIDVGAKREIHNLLRSLSEQGVGVIIVSSELPEIIGVADRIAVMHEGRLAGFLQGEQVSEENIMKLASGANLS